The DNA segment TCCCAATCAAGCAATCGCAATCCCACAATAACGCCAAAGCATAACTGTGGTATATTAGCCGCCATTCTGTTATCCCACGCTTTAGTGGCATCACACATTCAGTTGAATCAAAAGGGTCTCCCATGAAAATTGGTATTATTGGCGCAATGGAGCCAGAAGTTGCCCATCTTATTGCGGCTATGACAAACGCCTCTTCACAAACGATTGCGGGCATTGAATTTATCGCAGGCACCTTAGCGGGCAAAGACGTCGTAGTGACACGCTCTGGTATTGGCAAAGTCGCCGCCAGTATCGCCACCACACTGCTGATTGAAAAATACGCCCCCGATGCGGTAATCAACACAGGTTCTGCGGGCGGTTTTGTCGATACACTGTCGATTGGCGATATCGTGATTTCATCCGAAGTACGCCACCACGATGTGGATGTCACTGTATTTGGTTACGAAATTGGCCAAATGGCGCAGCAACCTGCGGCGTTTATCCCCGCGCCATACTTAGTCGAAGCGGCCAATAAGGCGATCGCACAATTAGGTGAAGTAAAAGCCATTGAAGGCTTAATCTGTACGGGCGATAGTTTTATCTGCGACCCAGTACGAACCAAGACCATGTTGGAGCACTTCCCAACCATGGCGGCCTGCGAGATGGAGGGCGCGGCAATTGCCCAAGTGTGTCACCAGTTTGGCGTGCCATTTGTGGTGATCCGCTCGCTCTCTGACAACGCCAACAACGACTCACCGGTCGACTTCGATTCTTACATTGTGAAGGCAGGCTACCATTCGGCACTGATGGTGATGTTGCTGCTTGAGCAATTAGATCCAAACAGTAAAGTAATTGACTAAAGCATGATTGCGGAAAGTACCTGATGCACAGTTCTTTTTATCAACAACTTGTCGAAATTGATGGCGCTTTGTTTGAGGGCTTCTTGGTACTTTTCTTTGCTTTATTGCTGGCGCGTTTAGCGCCATTGCCAAGGGAAATGCAACCGCTGATTTGGTTTAGTCACTTAGCCAAACAGCTCGCCGCCAAAGTCAATCGCCCCGAGCGCGCGCCCAGTCAACAGGCAACTGCGGGCTTTTTAGCCATGTTGCTGCTGGTGTTCCCCTTCTGGGCGATTATCACTTTCTTACTCGAACTCGCCGCCTTCCCTTGGTTCTTCGAATTTTTAGTTCTGTATCTGTGTTTAACGGATGCAGGCTTTAGCCAAGTCGCCGACGAAATAGCTAAAGCATTGAAACGCGAGGACAATGCCAGCGCAAAAAAGCTATTACAGCCTTGGATTGTCCGTGATACGGATAATCTATCGGAAGTCGGCTTAACCAAGGCCACGATAGAAAAGCTCGCTACCGCGCCGATTTATGGCACGGCATCGACCATCTTCTTCTTTGCGATCGCAGGCGCCCCTATGGTACTGGCGGTGAGAATGATTAAACAGCTCGAACTCAGTTGGCCGCCCATTCAACCTAAGTACCAGCACTTTTGCAGTTCGGTACACGTTATTTCTACGGCGCTACTGGCGATCCCCGCTTGGTTATGGAGCCTGTCGATTGCGATTCAAGGCGGCCCCAAGGCCTTAGCATTGCTGTTTCGCACCTCTAAAAATCATCCAGCCCTGCGGGGTTATGTGATGAGCGTGTCCTTAGTGGCTAATATTTTACGCATTGAATTGGGTGGACCGCAGAAGTTTTCGGGGCAACGCATTGATGTGGCTAAGATAGTCTATGGCCCGCAGCCGCACCAAGAGATGATTGCCCCCGCAGTAAAACTCGCCTCACGGGCCTGTGCTATCTGGTTTAGTTTTATCACCTTTCTTCCGATCATTTGGGCGGGTTTACGCTGGCTACAAACCCTGTGATATGATGCCTTTAATCTTAACATTAGGTTAAAGGCTGACTATCTTGTTCGAAAACATGCATGTTTCATTAACAACTCCCGCCTTGCTATTTCCGGCAATCTCACTGCTATTACTCGCCTATACCAACCGCTTCTTTGCGCTGGCCGCGCTGATCCGTCAGCTCAGTAACGGCGACAAACCCGTGCATAAGGATCAGATTAAAAACTTAAGCCAGCGGATCCGGATTATTCGCCGTATGCAGGAGGCAGGCGTATCCAGCTTTGCCCTGTGTGTGCTCTGTATGATTTTCATCTATATCGGTTTTAATAAGACGGGCTCGGTGATCTTCGGTGCCAGCTTGTTACTGCTGCTCTATTCACTGATTTTATCTGTGATAGAAATTCGTATTTCTGTGGACGCGTTGAACATCCACATCAAAGAGATGAGTAAATGAGCCACTGGATTTACTTCTTCGATTTATGTGGTACGGCGGTATTTGCCCTTTCTGGCGCCTTAGCCGCTGGTCGTCACCGTATGGACCCCTTTGGCGTTATCGTACTGGCCTCGGTGACTGCGGTCGGCGGTGGCAGTATTCGCGATGCGCTGATAGGCGCCACGCCGGTGTTTTGGATCCGCGACCCTAACTACATCATTGTGATACTTGCCACAGTCCTAGCTTGTTTGCTGTTAGTGCGCCGTCCCCGCAAGATGCCGCAATACACGCTACCTGTCGCCGACGCCTTAGGTTTGGCTCTGTTCACTGTGATTGGTGCTGAAAAAGCCCTCAATATGGGACTCAGTGGCATGATTGCCGTCGTGATGGGCTTGATCACGGGCGTAGGAGGAGGCATTATTCGAGACTTACTGTGCAGACAAATCCCTATGGTGTTACGCACAGAAATCTATGCCACGGCGTCGATTGTTGGCGGCATAGGTTATACCGTAAGCCTTGCCTACGGGATGGGCGAAAAAACGGCACTATTTTTAGCCATGACCAGTGCCTTAATCATTCGCCTATGCGCCATCAAATGGCATTTGTCGTTACCCGCCTTTGATCTCAAAACCAAGAGGGAATAGTTTGCGAATATTGTGTCTTTTAGTCTGTCTTATTTGGGTTCCGGCCTTGTTTCCTGCGTCTGTACACGCTAACTCAGGGGAAATGCCAGCAGAACAGCAGTTAGCCGTAAAATACATGAACGCGCTAACCGAGCACGACTATCAAACACTCGGCAAATTCTATAACCGTGATACCGTCTTCTTCGATAAAACCGCCAATCGTAAATACACGGGTGGGCGGTTTATTATCGACTTCCTCGAGCGCGCCCACGAGGGTGTGCTCGAATATGATTTCAATATCGAGCATATGTATAACGCTGGCTCCCTCGTGGTGATGATTGGTAACTATCACTTTAAAGGTCCCGGCGAGCAATTTGGCAAACCCGGAAAAATTATTGATGTCGCCATTCCTGGAGTCACCAGTCTTAAGCTCGATATGCGTAATCACAGGGTCACAGAGCATGTGGATCTGATTGATTACCAGACCATGTCAGACCAATTAGCGATGCAGTAGTCACAAAATTTAGCTTTTGTTGAAACTTGAGCCCTCAAAACGAGTCGAAACCTGCAATGAGTCAATACGATTGAGGTGTGGCATCCTTTGCCCACGGGTCGTTTCGTTTCAATGAGGTTTGTATGAAGTTGTTTGGACTGATTGCCCTACTCGCCCTGAATGGCCTAATGCTCGCGCCCCATGCACAGGCGCAGCAGCCGATTATTGTGTCCTACGCGGTGCAACCCGTAAGCCATTTCAACCAGCAACTGCGGGCCGCCCAGGAGCAACATCAAGCCTGGAGCGAAGATCCCACCGCCATCAGCAGCCAATATGCGGGTAAAAAGTTTACCCTTGTCCGCACTCAGCCCACCAAAAATGGCGTGTTTACCTATCAAGTGAGCGAGTTGTCGCAGCAGCACCCACAAATGCTATTAATTCTGTCGCTTAAGAAAAGTGCCCAGCGCTGGCAAGTGGATTCCGCCCAGCTGGCGTGGAAGTGTCGCGATGGTCAGCATTTCGGTACCGACAGATGCAATATCGGCGAGCATGAGGCCAGCACAGCACCTTAAGCACAGTCTCTTAAGCTATCGAGATAAAATGCAGATATAAAAAGAGCGCCCTTAGGCGCTCTTTTTATTTGCTTGGTAAGTGCTTATTAACCGTCTTAAGCCCCCACAAGCGGCACTAACATGGTTCAACTTAAACCAGAGTCACTTTCGCGAACTTACGCTTACCGACTTGGAATACGGCAACCGTGCCAGCGCTTAAGGTCATGCGGCTATCATCAACCTTCTCACCGTCCATCTTCACCGCGCCTTGCTTGATCATACGCATCGCATCGGAAGTCGAACCCACTAAGTCGGCATCTTTAAGTAAGTTAGCAATCGCTAAACCTTCACCCGCCGCTAATTCAACCTCTGGGATATCATCTGGGATAGCGCCCTTTTGGAAACGGTCGATAAAGGCTTGATGGGCACTCTCGGCCGCCGCTTGGTCGTGGAAGCGCGCGATGATTTCCTTCGCAAGCGCAATCTTAGTATCACGGGGGTTAGCACCGTTGGCAATATCTTGTTTGAACTGTTCAATCTCGGCCAAAGGACGGAATGACAGCAGCTCAAAGTAACGCCACATTAATTCGTCAGAAATCGACATGATCTTGCCAAACATTTCATTGGCGGGCTCACTCACACCAATGTAGTTGTGCGCCGATTTAGACATTTTCTTCACGCCGTCTAAACCTTCAAGCAGTGGCATCATGATCACGGCTTGTGGCTTTTGGCCTTCGGCTTTCTGTAACTCACGGCCCATTAACAGGTTGAACTTCTGGTCGGTTCCGCCTAGTTCAACATCAGCCTTCAGGGCTACTGAGTCATAACCCTGTAAAAGTGGATACATAAATTCGTGGATAGCAATCGACTGACCCGAAGCATAGCGCTTCTTAAAGTCATCACGTTCCATCATACGGGCAACGGTTTGCTGCGAGGCTAAACGGATCATCCCCGCTGCGCCTAATGGCTCTAACCAGCTTGAGTTGAACTCGATACGGGTTTTTGCAGGATCCAGAATTTTATAGACCTGCTCTTTGTAGGTCTCGGCGTTGGCTAATACTTGCTCACGGGTGAGTGGTGGACGCGTGCTGTTTTTACCACTTGGATCACCCACCATACCGGTAAAGTCACCAATTAAGAAAATGACTTCATGACCTAACTCTTGGAATAATCTTAATTTATTTAAAATTACTGTGTGTCCAAGATGGATATCCGGTGCGGTAGGATCAGCGCCTAACTTGATACGAAGTGGACGTCCTTCTTTGAGTTTTTCCAGCAGATCCGATTCGAGTAGGATCTCATCGGTACCACGTCTAATTTCTGCTAATACTTGGTCTAAATCAGCCATCTCGGCGGGGACTCCTAAGGCCATGATTATAAAATGAGGAGACTTATGTTACTTGTTAGCCACCACAATTGAAAGTGTGTACACTAACGGGATTATTCAAGCCTTAGGTAATCGGTATCGGCGTCACATGGGAAAGGTTATAACGTTATTTAAATTGTTGCCTAAAAAGCATCAAATTCTCCTCAGCATTCTTTCTGTTATCACTACGATAACCCTGCTCTTTCCCTCTGAAGAAGCGCAAGCTTCAAGACAAACTCAAGGTGTCGCAGACCAAGCTCAAGTCAATACCCGTTACGATGTTCCCTTAGCCTTTCGTTCACCAGAGCGTCCAGAAGGGGTTGAGGGCCAATCGCAAGATACATCCACCAACGCCACGCCGTTATCTTCGGCCGAGGCATTAGCCGCAGGCAATGTGCCCGCCAGCGAAACCTTAGAGAGCGCCCACCATAGGGACGTTGAGCATTTTAATGTGAAAAATGGCGATACCTTAGCCGCGGTATTTGAGCGCGCGGGGCTCACCAGCAAAGATGTGTATGAAATTACCCAGTTACCGCTCGCCAAACAGAATCTGTTAAAAATCATCCCTGGCGAAGAAATTGTGATTTCGAAGGATGCCAAGGGCGATTTAACCGAAGTCCGCTACCGTGTCGATGCGGTATCGACTTTAGTGATCACAAAGGATCAGGATAAGTATTCCGAGAAAATCTCCGAAAAAGACATTGAAATCCGCACCCAATTCACCAGTGCGAAAATCAAGAGTAACTTCTGGAATGCCGCCGTCGATGCGGGTTTAAACGCAAACCAAATTATGCAGCTCTCGACCGTGTTTGGCTGGGATATCGACTTTGCCTTGGATTTACGTGAGGGCGACAGCTTCGCCATTATCTATGAGCAGGAATATGCCGAAGGCGAGTTTTTACGTAACGGCAATATCCTCGCCGCCGAGTTTATCAACCAAGATGAGCGCTACACCGCAATTCGCTATACCGACGGTAACTATTACTCTGAAAACGGTACTAGCATGCGTAAGGCCTTCCTGCGCTCACCGGTTGACTTTAAATACGTCAGCTCAAACTTCAACCCGAAACGCCTACATCCAGTTACGGGGCAAGTTAAGGCTCACCGCGGCGTTGATTATGTTGCCGCCATCGGCACCCCCATTAAGGCGGCGGGAAATGGCCGAGTTGTCGAATCCGGCTACAATCAATTTAACGGTAACTATGTGTTCATTAAGCACAACGATACCTACACGACTAAGTATTTGCATTTGACCAAACGCAACGTCAGTAAAGGGGCCAGCGTTAAGCAGGGGCAAATTATCGGCACCTTAGGTAAGACAGGACGCGTCACTGGCGCTCACCTACACTATGAATTTATCGTCAATGGCGTACACCGTAATCCAAGAACGGTTGATTTACCTAAGGCCGAATCGATTGCCCGTAAAGAAAAGCCACAATTCGATGCGCTCAGCAAACAGTTGATGGCTAGCATTTCACAGAACAAGCAAACCCAATTGGCGATGCAATAACGACGGACGGATCCCCTCATATGAACAAGGCTTATTATATTGGACTGATGTCTGGCACCAGCATGGACGGCGTCGATGCGGTGTTAGTCGACTTTGCGGGCGAGCAGCCACAGCTTATCGCAACGCATACCGAGGCGATCCCGAGCCATTTGCTTAAGGGATTGCAGCGTTTATGCCTGCCTGGCAATGATGAGATCAACCGCCTCGGCCGCCTCGATCGTAGTGTCGGTAAATTATTTGCCCTCGCCGTCAATAACTTGCTCGCCAAAGCCCAGATAGCCAAAGAAGACATCATTGCCATTGGTAGCCATGGCCAGACAGTGCGCCACATGCCAAACCTCGAGGTGGGTTTTACCCTGCAAATTGGCGATCCCAACACCATAGCAACCGAGACTGGCATCGATGTGATTGCCGATTTTCGTCGTAAAGACATCGCCTTAGGTGGCCAAGGCGCGCCCTTAGTACCCGCCTTCCACCAGCAAACCTTTGCCCAAGTGGGTAAAAAGCGCGTGATCCTCAATATTGGCGGCATTGCCAACATCACCTATCTGACCGGGAACCGTGAAGAGGTCTTAGGCTTCGACACTGGGCCTGGCAATACGCTGATTGATGCCTGGATCCAGCAAGTGAAAAATGAGCCCTATGACAAAAACGGTGAATGGGCCGCCTCGGGCAAAACCGACCCACAGCTACTGGCGCAGTTGCTATCGCACCCTTATTTCTCCCTCGCCTATCCCAAGAGCACGGGACGCGAATTATTTAATCAGGCCTGGTTAGAGCAGCAACTATCACAGTTTAATCAACTGGATGAAGAAGATATCCAATCGACATTACTCGATTTAACCTGCCACAGTATCGCCCGCGATATCCTTAAACTCGCCCCTGTGGGAGAGCTATTTGTCTGCGGTGGCGGCGCCTTTAATACCGAGTTGATGCAGCGCTTAGCGGCGCTACTGCCGGATTATCACATAGATACCACCTCTGCACTCGGCGTCGACCCTAAATGGGCCGAAGGCATCGCCTTTGCGTGGCTCGCAATGCGCCACCATTTAGGTTTGCCCGCCAACCTGCCAGCAGTCACAGGCGCCTCACGCGAAGCTGTATTGGGTGGACGCTTTAGCGCTAAGTAAAGCTCAAACCTACTGAAATAGTTTGTGTTTAAGTAAGATGATATCCCGCTGCGGAAAGCCATCGAGCGTCATCACTAAGCGGTTTGACTCCGGAATATAGGTCATGGAGCCAAACCCGCTTAGGCTCGAGCGGGGCACCCTAAGGAGTGGCGTGACTTGCTGGCTGCTCGCCTCCCAGTAATTTAATCGCTGCTCATTGCCATTACTGGATTTGAAATACACCCCATCCGCTGTCATTGCCCAATTATTACCGGATCGAAACACTTTGCTGGAAATGAGCTGTGTTACCTCTTCTGGCTGCGCGAGATTAATCAACCAGAGTCCATTCACCCCGTAACGACTAAACACCAACTCGGTTGCCGACTTGGCAAATCCCACCGCCATACTCAGAGGGCTTATCACCTTGGGCGCACTGTTATCTAAATAAAACTCGGTGATACCATCGCTGGTCGATGCGAATACCGCAGTACCCTGCCAATTCCAGCTGGGGCGACCATGGTTGTGATAACTCGAAGCTAAGGCGGTAATGTTCTTATTGGTTAAATCTAAAATAAAAATGCGATTGCCTTCATTGCGATCATCGGGGGCGATAAAGGCAATTTTAGAACCGTCGGGTGACCAACGCGGATAAGCGACACGCGACTTAAGCTGAGTGTGTTGCTCCAGTTTTTGCCCCTTGATATCCGAGGTCCAAATCTCGTTATAGCCAGTATCGCTAGAGACAAACACGATTCGCCCCGCCTCTGGGGAATAATGGGGATTACGGTGGCTAATGCCGGAATACAGCAGTGGAAACAAACTGCCCGGCACTTTATCCCCGAGGGAAAAATACGCCATTTGGAATTGCCGACGATACTGGTGATAAACCAACTCGCCCTCATCGGATACGCTACTGGGATAACTCATACCTTCGACATCGAGTGGCCGAATATGGGCCGTTTCGATATCGATAGTAAAACCGTTGCGACTACCAGAGTCTTCCGTGGCAAACACTAACGCCTGACTGTTGGGCGTCCAGCTTAAGCCGCGAATATCTTCTAGTCCTTGGGTTAAGCGTTTTTCATTGGCATTGGCTAAGTCGCGAATAAAAATATCCTCAGAGATATTACTAAAGCGCCTCGCTATCGCGAGCCATTTACCATCGGGGCTAAAGGCTAAATCTCGGTCCTCATAATTACACTGGCTTTCGCAGGATAATCTTTCAGCCTTAGCGTCCGCTTTGGCTAAAGTTAAGCGGTAAATCCCCCCCACTTTATCCGCCTCGTGGGAGGAGATATAAGCAAGATATTGACCATCAGGGGAAATATCTATCGCCGCCATATCCGTGCTACAGGGCGCTAGGGCTAGCATCTCATTGGTCGCTAAAGTCAATTGAGTAATAGTGCACTTTCCCGTCGCGTGGCTGCGGGAGGCAAAAAACAGCTTGGTATCATCTAAGCTCCACACTGCACGCAACTCAGCCGATGTTGAAGGGGTTAACTGACGGGCGGGAACATCTTCACGTTTAAAATCTTTAAGATACAGACTAGATGTCACCCCAGGACGACTCGCGCCATACACAAGCCAACGCCTATCGTGGGATAACCTTGGATAACGCTCAGAGCCCGGATCTCGAGTCAGCACCGTCATTTGGGTATCCGTCATCCGCTGTTTATCTTGATATAAATGCATACCAATAAATAAACTACTGACAACAGCCACGGCCCCCAGCACCATCGCCATTAAACGCAGACGCTGATTGGCATATTGCAATTTAGTCTCAGTGGTCTGCCGTATATCTTCTTCGGTAACGTCGAGTTGATCGTAGATAGGCGGTAACAACAAGCGATAGCCAGCCTTACGCACTGTCTCAATCACACCACCCTCCACGTCTAGAGGCGATAATTGCTGCCGTAAATGCCAAATGGCATTCGTGAGTGCCTTAGTGCCGACGTAGGCATTGCCTTCCCACACTTGAGTAATCAACTCATCGCGGGTAACCACATGAGGATAACGCAGGGCAAGATAGCTAAGCACTTCAATAAACTTAGGTTGAAGCGACACTTTAGCGGATTCATGCGAGGAGGTTTCATCCCCCTGCGTGTGAAATAAAATTGAGTTATCGGAAGGGTCAATACGACAATTCCCCAAGCAAAAACCCAACTTACTCTTATCCTTCATTTTTCTCACACCTTCGCTATTCGTCTTTTTATGGTTAGGGTAATGAGTACATCGTCTGGCTAGATACTACCTAAGTCTTAACAAAGATGGCAATCCAATGTTTTAAACTAACTATATAAAATTCAAAATATTAGCTAATTAAAAATCTAAAATAGAGATTTAAACAATATAGAAACGAGCCGGGATAGATTGCGATACGGCAACAGATTACTTACAACTGATTGACCAATAACAACATAAGAGTCAAAGCCTTACTCCTGCGGTTAACTCATCTCAGCAGGGGTAATTTACTTTGCTAGGAACCCAAGTATGCTTCGCTTAACCTTGATCGGCATCTGGACTATGCTATGCCTGATTTTTATCCCCAACACCTTAGCGCAGGACTACCAGAAACCTTCCCCCGCACTGCAACAAACCATTTCGCATAACGCGGATCTCACGACTCAACTATCAAACGATCATCAGTGGCTGGCATTACTCAGCCCAATTGCGGCGCCGAGCATTGCCACACTGGCCCAGCCAGAGCAGAAGTTGGCAGGATTACGTATCGCCGCCGAGCAATATTTACCGAGCCGTATAACCCAGCGCTACCACCAACTCAGGCTGATTAATATTCAGGATAATCGGCAACGGCTGATAAGCTTGCCCGGTGGCCACGATATCACCGAGCCGCAATTTTCCCCCGACAGTCGCTATTTGTCCTATGTCAGCCTAACACCAGAGGGGGGTTACTTATATGTTTACGACATCGCTCAAGACCGCCACAAGCGCCTAACAGACAACCGATTAAATGGCACGATTAGCCTTGATTATCAATGGGCTAACAATAGCAGCCTGCTTGCTCGCTTTGTAATCGCCTTAAATGCCAACGCAAGCATGGCTCCTACCGTTTACGCACCGAAAACCAAAGAAACCTCGGGCAAACAAAGCCCGCAGCGCACCTATCAAGACTTATTGAAAACCAGCGCTGACAAACAACGCTTTAGCCAACTGACGACCAGTCAACTGGCCCTTGTGGATATAGATGGCAAGCTGACAAATATTGCCGCGCCGGGCATTTTTGAGGATTTTTCGCTGTCGCCAGATGGTCAATATATCTTAACCAGTCAGCTCACCACGCCCTTCTCTACCCAAGTAAAGTATTATGATTTTCCAACCTTAACAGAGATTTATAATCTTGATGGTCAACGCATTACGCAACTGTACCAAAGCCAGAGTGGAGAATCTAAGCCCCAAGGAAGAGACTCTGTTTTACCCGGCCCTCGCATGTTCCATTGGGTTCAAGGGCGAGGCGCAACCTTAGCCTTTACCGAGGCTTTAGATCAGGGCGATAGCCAGCAAGAGGCGCCGCTACGGGATAGCCTATGGCAACTCGATGCCCCCTTTACTCAAAAGGCCAAACTCATCGCCAAAACCCCTTGGCGGATCATCGATATCGACTGGGCGGAAAAAAACATCGCCTTAGTGAGCCAGCGCAATAGCAAAGCACAGTTACTGCGACTGAGTCGCCTAGACACCCACCTTGGGGAAAGTCCGTTGTATACCTTGAACGAACGTAATCTGCGCGATAAATATCAAGAGCTTGGAAAATTCCCCAGAGAATATACCCAAGGCAAAGGGCAAGTGATCCGCGTGCAGCAGGCACAAACAGCAGGGGTTATTCACTACGGCCAAGGGGCATCGCCTCAGGGAGATAAGCCATTTTTAAAACGCACCTCACTCGCTACCGGGGAATCCTCACTGTTATGGCAATCTGCAACCAAGCAATTAGAATCGGTGCGCTATGTGCTCAATCTTGAGCCCTTACAACTGATTATCAACCGTGAAAGCCCGACTGAAGCCCCAAGCCTCGTCTTAATCGATGGCGCCAAAGAACGTGTGCTCTACCAACAGGCCGATGAATTGAGTGCGTATCGGGGGATGCAGAAGCAGCTGATCACCTACAAAAGAGCCGATGGCGTGCCCCTCTCAGGCACTCTCTACTTACCCGCCAATTACACCAAGGAGCAAGGCACCTTACCCGTGTTGATGTGGGCTTATCCGCGGGAATTTAACGATCCCGATGTCGCGGGCCAAATCAGCTTTAGCGCCAACCAATATCCCAGCATCAGTCCAAGGGGCCCAATTCCTTTAGTCGCCGAAGGCTTTGCGGTATTTGATAAAGTCTCTATGCCCATCATCGCTCAAGGGGATAAAGAGCCCAATGACAGCTTTCGCGAACAACTCGTCGCCAACGCGCAGGCGGCTGTCAATACCTTGGTCGATTTAGGCATTGCCGATCGCAAACAAATCGCCGTGGGTGGACACTCCTACGGGGCCTTTATGGTGGCGAACTTGCTCGCCCATACGGATTTATTCTATGCAGGCATTGCCCGTAGCGGTGCCTATAATCGCAGTCTAACGCCTTTTGGCTTTCAAAATGAGGAGCGTTACTACTGGCAAGCCAATGATATTTATCAACAAATGTCACCATTTAATTATGCCGATAACATCAAATCGCCCTTGCTATTAGTTCACGGAGAGATGGATCAAAATTCAGGCACTTTCCCGCTGCAATCGGAGCGACTATTTGATGCCATTCAAGGCCTTGGCGGTAAAGCAAGATTAGTTATCCTGCCCTTTGAAGGACACGGTTATGCGGCTAAGGAATCCTTAGAACACTTGCTCTGGGAACAAAGCCAGTTCTTAAAGGCAAATCTGCCTATCCACTAACCTGTAAGCCAAAGAGCGAAGTAAGCGCTTAGCATTCCACAAGAACACACCATCAGATGATAGGCGGCATTATAAGCCGCCAATCATCTAGCAAGTTACTGCTATCACTTATCCCTAAACGCTGTGTTTATTCAGTATTTAAGCAAGTATCTCTCCCCCTCACTTATGCGCCGAAGCTTTGTCTCTTTAGCCTTTGTCTTTTTGGCCTTTTTACGATTCCCCGTTAGTCGGCTTACTCCAAGTCAGCACTCATTCAAGCTCTGACTGAAAGAGTTAACGTTAAGCGCTTCTCTACAGAAGAAGTATCAAAGGTCTGTGTCAGCCTATCCCATTGAAGGCTTGATGCTTGTGCCTAACCTATTGCGACTAACCTATTGATGTGAATATCTTGCGGTTATAGGCAATAAAAAACCGCATGCAGGGAGCCACATGCGGTTGAGCAAACTTAAGCAATTAGTATCTGTTCAATGATATTAGAACTTAAGCTCTGCACCTAGGTAGGCATAGCGACCAACACCACCACCATAGGCGCTGCTGTAGTTACCATTACCCGTTTCGACTAAATCACCAGTATCGGCTACCCAAGGGCCCTGATTGTCGAAAATATTGCGCACACCGCCGTATAAACGTAATTCAGCCTGACTCACGTCCATAGTGTAAGACACCGACAAATCGTGGGTGATATACGAGCTGTAGAATAGGAATGCGGGCGTTTCGGGATTCGCCACCGCACTGGCATCACCCGCATCGAGTTTGGCTTGGTTTTCGGCTTTCAGCACATTCCACTCTTCAACTCTATCGTGGCTATCAACCATGGCGCTCTTATACTTAGCGCTCCAACGAACACGCCAATCATCATTGCTCCAGGTTAATGAAATTGCGCCTCTGTCCTCAAAAATCCCGCTGGCAAGTTCACCCACGTAGTCATCTTCAACTAAACCATCGGCGCCGTAGTAGCTAGTGCTAAATTCCAACACATGGGTCCAGTTAGTTTTTAAGCTGAGTTCACCGTATCCGTCTAACTGCCACTCGTAGGCCATGGCGATATCAACACCACGGGTGACAATGTCATTCAGGTTCTGTTCC comes from the Shewanella mangrovisoli genome and includes:
- a CDS encoding trimeric intracellular cation channel family protein is translated as MSHWIYFFDLCGTAVFALSGALAAGRHRMDPFGVIVLASVTAVGGGSIRDALIGATPVFWIRDPNYIIVILATVLACLLLVRRPRKMPQYTLPVADALGLALFTVIGAEKALNMGLSGMIAVVMGLITGVGGGIIRDLLCRQIPMVLRTEIYATASIVGGIGYTVSLAYGMGEKTALFLAMTSALIIRLCAIKWHLSLPAFDLKTKRE
- the tyrS gene encoding tyrosine--tRNA ligase; translation: MADLDQVLAEIRRGTDEILLESDLLEKLKEGRPLRIKLGADPTAPDIHLGHTVILNKLRLFQELGHEVIFLIGDFTGMVGDPSGKNSTRPPLTREQVLANAETYKEQVYKILDPAKTRIEFNSSWLEPLGAAGMIRLASQQTVARMMERDDFKKRYASGQSIAIHEFMYPLLQGYDSVALKADVELGGTDQKFNLLMGRELQKAEGQKPQAVIMMPLLEGLDGVKKMSKSAHNYIGVSEPANEMFGKIMSISDELMWRYFELLSFRPLAEIEQFKQDIANGANPRDTKIALAKEIIARFHDQAAAESAHQAFIDRFQKGAIPDDIPEVELAAGEGLAIANLLKDADLVGSTSDAMRMIKQGAVKMDGEKVDDSRMTLSAGTVAVFQVGKRKFAKVTLV
- a CDS encoding DUF2721 domain-containing protein translates to MHVSLTTPALLFPAISLLLLAYTNRFFALAALIRQLSNGDKPVHKDQIKNLSQRIRIIRRMQEAGVSSFALCVLCMIFIYIGFNKTGSVIFGASLLLLLYSLILSVIEIRISVDALNIHIKEMSK
- a CDS encoding nuclear transport factor 2 family protein, which codes for MRILCLLVCLIWVPALFPASVHANSGEMPAEQQLAVKYMNALTEHDYQTLGKFYNRDTVFFDKTANRKYTGGRFIIDFLERAHEGVLEYDFNIEHMYNAGSLVVMIGNYHFKGPGEQFGKPGKIIDVAIPGVTSLKLDMRNHRVTEHVDLIDYQTMSDQLAMQ
- a CDS encoding 5'-methylthioadenosine/adenosylhomocysteine nucleosidase — translated: MKIGIIGAMEPEVAHLIAAMTNASSQTIAGIEFIAGTLAGKDVVVTRSGIGKVAASIATTLLIEKYAPDAVINTGSAGGFVDTLSIGDIVISSEVRHHDVDVTVFGYEIGQMAQQPAAFIPAPYLVEAANKAIAQLGEVKAIEGLICTGDSFICDPVRTKTMLEHFPTMAACEMEGAAIAQVCHQFGVPFVVIRSLSDNANNDSPVDFDSYIVKAGYHSALMVMLLLEQLDPNSKVID
- a CDS encoding cobalamin biosynthesis protein CobD/CbiB gives rise to the protein MHSSFYQQLVEIDGALFEGFLVLFFALLLARLAPLPREMQPLIWFSHLAKQLAAKVNRPERAPSQQATAGFLAMLLLVFPFWAIITFLLELAAFPWFFEFLVLYLCLTDAGFSQVADEIAKALKREDNASAKKLLQPWIVRDTDNLSEVGLTKATIEKLATAPIYGTASTIFFFAIAGAPMVLAVRMIKQLELSWPPIQPKYQHFCSSVHVISTALLAIPAWLWSLSIAIQGGPKALALLFRTSKNHPALRGYVMSVSLVANILRIELGGPQKFSGQRIDVAKIVYGPQPHQEMIAPAVKLASRACAIWFSFITFLPIIWAGLRWLQTL